From Acinetobacter suaedae, one genomic window encodes:
- a CDS encoding amino acid permease produces MNNDTSQLQRGLKNRHIQLIAMGGAIGTGLFLGSAQVIQSAGPSIILGYAIGGLIAFLIMRQLGEMIVEEPVAGSFSHFAYKYWGKFPGFLSGWNYWVLYILVAMAELTAVAKYINYWWPHIPAWSSVLFFFIVITAINLTNVKFYGESEFWLAIIKVTAVIAMILFGLFLLATADANSTASFSNLWTHGGFFPNGFEGLFFMLAFLMFAFGGIELIGMAAAEAKDPKKTIPKAINQVVFRILIFYIGSLTILLSLVPWNQLDLGGLDKSPFVMIFSQMGIGWAAHLLNFIILTAALSVYNSGMYANSRMLYGLAQQGNAPKVFTKTNKQGVPIPAVLLSALLIFGCVLLNYFVPEEALGHLMYVVVGALVLNWAMISLTHLKFKAMVKQKDLKTSFPALWAPFSNYLVLAFIAVVLYIMWQQGFKESVLMIPIWIILMLALYKVLNLKPKD; encoded by the coding sequence TTGAACAACGATACTTCTCAACTTCAGCGTGGACTAAAAAACCGTCATATTCAGCTCATCGCCATGGGTGGGGCAATTGGTACGGGCTTATTTTTAGGTTCTGCACAAGTGATCCAGTCTGCTGGACCATCTATTATTTTGGGTTATGCAATTGGCGGTTTGATCGCATTTTTAATCATGCGTCAACTCGGCGAAATGATCGTCGAAGAACCAGTTGCCGGTTCATTTAGCCATTTTGCATATAAATATTGGGGTAAATTTCCAGGTTTCCTATCTGGCTGGAACTATTGGGTCCTCTATATCTTAGTCGCTATGGCAGAACTTACTGCTGTCGCAAAATATATCAATTATTGGTGGCCTCATATTCCAGCATGGTCATCAGTATTGTTTTTCTTTATTGTGATCACGGCAATTAATCTCACCAATGTAAAATTCTATGGTGAATCTGAGTTTTGGTTAGCGATCATTAAAGTCACAGCTGTTATTGCTATGATTTTGTTTGGTCTTTTCTTACTAGCAACAGCTGATGCTAACTCAACCGCATCTTTTAGCAACCTTTGGACACATGGTGGGTTCTTCCCAAATGGTTTTGAAGGCTTGTTCTTCATGTTAGCTTTCTTGATGTTCGCTTTTGGTGGTATTGAACTCATTGGGATGGCGGCTGCAGAGGCGAAAGATCCGAAGAAAACCATTCCGAAAGCCATTAACCAAGTGGTATTTCGTATTCTGATTTTCTATATTGGTTCATTAACGATCCTTCTATCATTGGTCCCTTGGAATCAACTTGATTTAGGTGGTCTAGATAAAAGCCCATTTGTGATGATTTTCAGTCAAATGGGAATCGGTTGGGCAGCACACTTACTGAACTTCATCATCCTGACAGCGGCTTTATCTGTTTATAACAGTGGTATGTATGCGAATAGCCGTATGCTTTATGGCCTAGCTCAGCAAGGCAATGCGCCGAAAGTGTTCACAAAGACCAATAAACAAGGCGTACCAATCCCTGCTGTTTTACTCTCCGCTTTATTAATTTTTGGTTGTGTACTTTTAAACTATTTTGTACCAGAAGAAGCACTAGGTCATTTGATGTACGTAGTGGTTGGTGCTTTGGTTCTAAACTGGGCGATGATCAGCTTAACGCACCTAAAATTTAAGGCGATGGTAAAACAAAAAGATTTAAAAACCAGCTTTCCTGCATTGTGGGCACCTTTCAGTAACTATTTGGTGTTAGCATTCATCGCTGTCGTTCTTTATATCATGTGGCAACAAGGCTTTAAAGAATCAGTGTTGATGATCCCTATTTGGATCATACTCATGCTTGCGCTATATAAAGTACTTAATCTAAAACCTAAAGATTAA
- the prpF gene encoding 2-methylaconitate cis-trans isomerase PrpF yields MSSVPQIKVPATYMRGGTSKGVFFKLDDLPASAQVAGQARDQLLLRVIGSPDPYAKQIDGMGGATSSTSKTVILAKSSEPEHDVDYLFGQVSIDQPFVDWSGNCGNLTAAVGSFAISNGLVDAERIPENGICTVRIWQKNIQKTIIAHVPIINGEVQETGEFELDGVTFPAAEVQIEFLDPADDGEDGGDMFPTGNVVDQLNVPDIGSFQATFINAGIPTIFLNAEDIGYQGTELQDHINGDATALARFEKIRAYGAVQMGLFKDVSEAASRQHTPKIAFVSKPKTYTSSSGKSVEATEVDLLVRALSMGKLHHAMMGTAAVAIGTAAAVPGTLVNLAAGGGEREAVRFGHPSGTLRVGAQAELIDGKWSVKKAIMSRSARVLMEGWVRVPGDSF; encoded by the coding sequence ATGAGTTCAGTCCCACAAATTAAAGTTCCTGCTACCTATATGCGTGGGGGGACAAGTAAGGGCGTTTTTTTCAAATTAGATGATTTACCAGCATCAGCACAAGTGGCTGGTCAAGCGCGTGATCAACTCCTTCTCCGTGTGATCGGCAGTCCTGACCCATATGCTAAGCAAATTGATGGGATGGGTGGGGCAACTTCAAGTACCAGTAAAACTGTAATTTTGGCAAAAAGTTCTGAACCAGAACATGATGTGGATTATTTATTTGGGCAAGTTTCGATAGATCAACCTTTTGTAGATTGGAGTGGTAACTGCGGTAATTTAACTGCAGCAGTTGGATCCTTTGCGATTTCAAATGGTCTGGTCGATGCGGAGCGTATTCCTGAAAATGGTATTTGTACAGTACGTATTTGGCAGAAAAATATTCAGAAGACCATCATTGCTCATGTGCCGATCATTAACGGAGAAGTACAAGAAACTGGTGAGTTTGAGTTAGATGGTGTGACTTTCCCCGCAGCAGAAGTTCAGATTGAGTTTTTAGATCCTGCTGATGATGGTGAAGATGGGGGCGATATGTTCCCTACAGGAAATGTGGTGGATCAACTCAATGTACCTGATATTGGGTCATTCCAAGCAACCTTTATTAATGCGGGTATTCCAACCATTTTCTTAAATGCTGAAGATATCGGCTATCAAGGGACTGAGTTACAAGATCATATCAATGGTGATGCGACAGCGCTGGCTCGTTTTGAAAAGATTCGTGCTTATGGTGCTGTGCAAATGGGGTTGTTTAAAGATGTTTCTGAAGCCGCATCCCGTCAGCACACGCCGAAGATCGCTTTTGTATCTAAACCAAAAACATATACCTCTTCAAGTGGGAAATCTGTTGAGGCAACTGAGGTGGATCTGCTGGTACGTGCACTTTCTATGGGCAAATTACACCATGCAATGATGGGTACAGCCGCTGTTGCGATTGGTACAGCGGCTGCGGTTCCAGGCACCTTGGTTAATTTGGCTGCTGGTGGAGGTGAACGAGAGGCTGTACGTTTTGGTCATCCTTCGGGAACATTGCGTGTCGGTGCGCAGGCAGAATTGATTGATGGTAAATGGTCAGTAAAAAAAGCCATTATGAGTCGGAGTGCACGTGTATTGATGGAAGGTTGGGTGCGTGTTCCTGGAGATAGTTTCTAA
- a CDS encoding polyprenyl synthetase family protein has translation MSSISPVNADVLKQAQQRIQQDLLTALAAFSIPEPLKAAVHHAVMLGGKRVRPALCYATASLKPNHNFAAVRRAAVAVELIHCYSLAHDDLPCMDNDLLRRGQPTCHVVFGEDTALLAGDILQSMAFEILGSRLFDDQAQGTDAAIVLKQMQILATASSKMVCGQVLDLQAEGKQVDQTELENIHRNKTGALIQAAIMMGAVTVFTGTDPAIPKLRQFGQTIGLAFQVQDDILDITASTETLGKTAGKDEQVQKSTYPALMGLEKAQAYAQNLHDQAFEALAYFGDQAQELTAISHFLLARKS, from the coding sequence GTGTCATCTATTTCTCCAGTTAATGCGGATGTTTTAAAACAAGCTCAACAACGTATTCAACAAGATTTATTGACTGCATTAGCTGCATTTTCTATTCCAGAACCGTTAAAAGCAGCAGTTCATCATGCAGTCATGCTTGGGGGGAAACGTGTTCGTCCAGCATTGTGCTACGCCACTGCTTCGTTAAAGCCAAATCATAATTTTGCCGCAGTTCGCCGTGCTGCCGTTGCCGTTGAATTAATTCATTGTTATTCCTTGGCACATGATGATTTGCCATGTATGGATAATGATTTATTACGTCGTGGTCAACCAACGTGTCACGTGGTATTTGGTGAAGACACAGCATTGTTGGCAGGTGATATTCTGCAATCAATGGCATTTGAGATTTTAGGCAGTCGTTTATTTGACGACCAGGCACAAGGTACAGATGCAGCTATTGTTCTTAAGCAAATGCAAATCTTAGCTACAGCAAGTTCAAAGATGGTTTGCGGTCAGGTTTTGGATCTGCAAGCTGAAGGTAAACAAGTTGATCAAACTGAATTAGAAAATATTCATCGCAATAAAACAGGTGCATTGATTCAAGCTGCGATCATGATGGGGGCGGTTACTGTTTTCACAGGTACGGATCCAGCGATTCCGAAATTACGTCAATTCGGGCAAACCATTGGTTTAGCTTTCCAAGTACAAGATGATATTTTGGATATTACAGCCAGTACTGAAACATTAGGCAAGACTGCGGGTAAAGATGAGCAAGTGCAAAAATCAACTTACCCAGCATTGATGGGGTTAGAAAAAGCCCAAGCTTATGCTCAAAATTTACATGATCAGGCATTTGAAGCATTGGCATATTTTGGTGATCAAGCGCAGGAGTTAACTGCTATTTCACATTTTTTGCTTGCTCGAAAAAGCTAA
- a CDS encoding SPFH domain-containing protein: MSVGTIVVLAFIAFIATTIFKGVRLVPQGYKWIVQRLGKYHTTLQPGLNFVIPYIDEVAYKITTKDIVLDIPSQEVITSDNAVLVMNAVAYINITTPEKAVYGIENYNWAIQNMVQTSLRSIAGEMALDDALSSRDQIKAKLKAAISDDIADWGITLKTVEIQDIQPSHTMQSAMEAQAAAERQRRATVTKADGEKQAAILEADGRLEASRRDAEAQVVLAEASKRAIEMVTSAVGDKETPVAYLLGEQYVKAMQELSKSGNAKTVVLPADVLNTIRGLMGKH, translated from the coding sequence ATGTCAGTCGGAACTATTGTTGTCTTAGCGTTTATCGCATTTATCGCTACGACTATTTTTAAAGGGGTTCGTCTCGTTCCCCAAGGCTATAAATGGATTGTTCAACGATTAGGTAAATACCATACCACTCTACAACCAGGTTTGAATTTCGTTATTCCTTATATCGACGAAGTCGCTTATAAAATCACCACCAAAGATATTGTTTTGGATATTCCTTCGCAAGAAGTGATTACCAGTGATAATGCTGTATTAGTGATGAATGCTGTGGCATATATCAATATTACAACACCTGAAAAAGCAGTCTATGGTATTGAGAACTATAACTGGGCAATTCAAAATATGGTCCAAACTTCACTGCGTTCAATTGCTGGTGAAATGGCTTTAGATGATGCTTTATCTTCTCGAGATCAGATCAAAGCGAAGCTTAAAGCTGCGATTTCTGATGATATTGCCGACTGGGGTATTACCCTTAAAACTGTTGAAATCCAAGATATTCAACCTTCTCACACCATGCAATCTGCAATGGAAGCACAAGCAGCAGCTGAACGTCAGCGTCGCGCAACTGTCACCAAAGCTGATGGTGAAAAGCAAGCTGCAATCCTTGAAGCAGATGGTCGTTTAGAAGCTTCGCGCCGTGATGCAGAGGCACAAGTTGTTCTTGCTGAAGCATCTAAACGTGCGATTGAAATGGTGACAAGTGCAGTGGGTGATAAAGAAACACCTGTTGCTTATTTACTTGGTGAACAATATGTTAAAGCCATGCAAGAATTATCAAAATCAGGTAATGCGAAAACAGTGGTGTTACCAGCCGATGTACTCAATACAATTCGTGGATTGATGGGCAAACACTAA
- a CDS encoding NfeD family protein translates to MEFVVEPWHWFVLGIVLILSELIIPAFAALWFGIAAIMVCILLWLFPMMGFPTQVITWGILSILCTLLWFKFIKPLSTDKTKAGLSREATIGQVGMVIQTGLEHEQILVRFSLPVLGSDEWHCRCVTPVQVGDRVRVIDILGNDLVVQPHCTS, encoded by the coding sequence ATGGAATTTGTAGTTGAGCCTTGGCACTGGTTTGTATTAGGGATTGTACTCATTCTTTCAGAGCTAATTATACCTGCGTTTGCCGCGCTGTGGTTCGGCATAGCTGCCATCATGGTCTGCATTTTATTATGGCTCTTCCCAATGATGGGATTTCCAACTCAAGTCATTACTTGGGGAATTTTATCTATTCTATGTACGCTTCTTTGGTTCAAATTTATCAAACCGTTATCTACGGACAAAACCAAAGCAGGCCTCTCTCGCGAAGCCACAATTGGTCAAGTTGGTATGGTGATTCAAACTGGGCTTGAGCATGAACAAATTTTAGTTCGTTTTTCATTACCCGTATTGGGTTCAGATGAATGGCATTGTCGCTGTGTGACACCTGTTCAAGTCGGTGATCGCGTACGCGTAATTGATATTTTGGGTAATGATTTAGTCGTTCAACCACATTGTACTTCATAA
- a CDS encoding patatin-like phospholipase family protein yields the protein MNIARLSCLALVSFTLFGCDPTAKKTVPTPTMQAREPVIAIALGGGGAKGFAHIGVIKVLESHGIKPKIVTGTSAGSFVGSIYASGQTPYQMQNLALKLQESDIRDLTINSQGFIVGQKLQNYVNTQIGNKPIEKFPIRFAAVATRLDNGKKAEFIKGNAGQAVRASCSIPNVFVPTLIGNTKYVDGGLVSPIPVKTAKDMGADIVIAVDISARPTADRPVSMWGLLDQTLNIMGQHSINEELNQATIVIQPKVGHLGVLDLKSSNQAILEGEKAAQAKIVAIQNAITAFKKSPAALKPAPTPKF from the coding sequence ATGAATATTGCTCGACTGTCTTGTTTGGCACTGGTTAGCTTCACTTTATTTGGCTGTGATCCCACTGCAAAGAAAACTGTTCCTACTCCAACGATGCAAGCGCGTGAACCTGTGATTGCAATTGCTTTAGGGGGTGGAGGTGCGAAAGGCTTTGCTCATATTGGTGTGATCAAAGTGTTAGAATCACATGGGATTAAACCTAAAATTGTCACAGGTACAAGTGCCGGTAGTTTTGTCGGTAGTATTTATGCTAGCGGACAAACACCTTATCAAATGCAAAATCTTGCTTTGAAACTACAAGAATCGGATATTCGTGATTTGACCATAAACAGTCAAGGATTCATTGTGGGTCAAAAGCTGCAAAACTACGTCAACACACAAATTGGAAACAAGCCAATTGAAAAATTTCCCATTCGTTTCGCAGCTGTGGCGACACGTTTAGATAATGGTAAAAAGGCTGAATTCATTAAAGGAAATGCGGGACAAGCAGTTCGAGCATCGTGTAGCATTCCAAACGTCTTTGTTCCTACCCTCATTGGAAATACCAAATATGTCGATGGTGGACTGGTCAGCCCGATTCCAGTGAAAACTGCAAAAGATATGGGGGCTGATATCGTAATTGCGGTAGATATCTCTGCTCGACCAACAGCTGATCGACCAGTCAGCATGTGGGGATTACTTGATCAAACCCTAAACATCATGGGGCAACACAGTATCAATGAGGAACTCAATCAAGCCACGATTGTAATTCAACCTAAAGTTGGGCACCTTGGTGTACTTGATTTAAAATCCAGTAATCAAGCCATTCTTGAAGGTGAAAAAGCAGCTCAAGCGAAGATCGTTGCGATACAAAATGCAATTACTGCATTTAAGAAATCACCTGCTGCATTAAAACCTGCACCCACACCTAAATTCTAA
- a CDS encoding lysophospholipid acyltransferase family protein — protein MPQHFPDLPPLVPQRGNFYSRELYKKLFLSQGWTVVGEIPNLPKAVAIISPHTSNIDGWYGFLAIGGLGLKITVLGKDTLFKPPFKAFLNWAGLIPVRRDSSYGLTEQVVATIHQHERIWVGMAPEGTRKKAEKMKSGFYHIAHAAGIPIVMFAFDYDHKTIYSLGAFTPTGHYQQDLEQIMQHYVGHFSPKNPEWLAEPLQKLVKKD, from the coding sequence ATGCCACAACATTTTCCTGATTTACCGCCATTAGTGCCACAACGTGGAAACTTTTATAGCCGAGAGTTGTATAAAAAACTCTTTTTAAGCCAAGGTTGGACGGTCGTCGGCGAAATTCCCAATCTTCCTAAAGCCGTGGCCATTATTTCACCACACACTTCAAATATTGATGGTTGGTATGGTTTTCTCGCGATTGGTGGCTTGGGGCTAAAAATAACGGTGCTGGGAAAAGATACGTTATTTAAACCACCCTTCAAAGCTTTTCTTAACTGGGCTGGACTGATTCCAGTACGTCGCGATAGCTCATACGGGCTGACAGAACAAGTTGTTGCAACCATACACCAACACGAACGGATTTGGGTCGGTATGGCACCTGAAGGAACGCGTAAAAAAGCCGAGAAAATGAAAAGCGGTTTTTATCATATTGCACATGCAGCAGGTATTCCAATTGTCATGTTTGCATTTGATTATGATCATAAGACGATCTATAGCTTAGGTGCTTTCACACCAACAGGGCATTATCAGCAAGATCTTGAGCAGATCATGCAACACTATGTTGGCCATTTCTCACCTAAAAACCCCGAATGGCTTGCAGAGCCATTACAAAAACTAGTGAAAAAAGACTAG
- a CDS encoding MFS transporter, with the protein MPNIRQVYLLLFSLYWAQGLPVGFMTHALPVILRAQGVSLAHIGGFGLLMLPWAIKIFWAPFVDRVALSRLGQYRSWIIPTQLCSVTILVILSFFPIHALDQPSYLLIFFGLLLFMNLTGATQDIATDALAVNLLKSDQQHWGNTIQVIGSRLGFIVGGGAVLWCLDWLHWQATFLILALLVFLNTLPVLLFQEPIHAKVQTAHDQPTRSIFKTITAYLDYFKSSSELKAWLLVLVSFKIADGLSGPLLKPLMVDMGLSFSQIGIYITMLGAVAALAGAGIAGVLLKYIARPTALITFSWLKILSLLGYVCLAFIYEHGYQMSPLWLYLVNAFEDACSAMLLVVMLTLIMHYSRKQFAGTDFTFQVSIMATVSGSLYMVSGILGDVLGYYFYLMIIVIVGMFTLIPIYSWKQMKFIKKH; encoded by the coding sequence ATGCCTAATATTCGACAGGTTTATCTCCTGCTATTTTCGTTATATTGGGCGCAAGGTCTACCTGTTGGCTTTATGACGCATGCTTTACCTGTAATTTTAAGAGCACAAGGTGTGTCTTTGGCGCATATCGGTGGTTTTGGATTATTGATGTTGCCTTGGGCGATTAAAATCTTTTGGGCCCCATTTGTGGATCGAGTTGCATTGTCACGGTTGGGGCAATACCGCAGTTGGATTATTCCAACGCAATTATGCAGCGTGACCATTTTAGTAATTCTATCTTTTTTCCCAATTCATGCGCTTGATCAACCTAGTTATTTGTTGATTTTCTTTGGGTTATTGTTGTTTATGAATCTGACTGGCGCGACGCAGGATATTGCCACGGATGCCTTGGCAGTAAATTTGCTAAAAAGTGATCAACAACACTGGGGGAATACGATCCAAGTGATTGGCTCACGACTTGGATTTATCGTAGGCGGTGGAGCCGTGTTGTGGTGTTTGGATTGGTTACATTGGCAAGCAACATTTTTGATTTTGGCGCTATTGGTTTTTTTGAACACCTTACCTGTACTTTTGTTTCAAGAACCGATTCATGCCAAAGTGCAAACCGCGCATGATCAGCCAACTCGCTCTATATTTAAAACGATTACTGCATATCTGGATTATTTTAAATCTTCTTCAGAATTAAAAGCATGGCTATTGGTATTGGTCAGTTTCAAAATTGCAGATGGGTTGTCGGGGCCCTTACTCAAACCTTTAATGGTTGATATGGGCTTGAGCTTCTCACAGATTGGAATTTACATCACTATGTTAGGTGCAGTCGCAGCTTTGGCTGGGGCAGGAATAGCAGGTGTCTTACTGAAATATATTGCTAGACCAACTGCATTGATTACATTTTCATGGTTAAAAATCCTGAGCCTGCTAGGGTATGTTTGTTTAGCTTTTATCTATGAACATGGTTATCAGATGAGTCCGTTGTGGCTATATCTAGTCAATGCATTTGAAGATGCGTGTTCTGCTATGTTGCTGGTAGTGATGTTGACTTTGATCATGCATTACAGTCGTAAACAATTTGCAGGGACTGATTTTACCTTTCAAGTTTCAATTATGGCGACAGTCAGTGGCTCACTCTACATGGTCAGCGGTATATTGGGAGATGTATTAGGTTACTACTTTTATTTGATGATTATTGTGATTGTTGGGATGTTTACATTAATACCAATTTATTCATGGAAACAGATGAAATTTATAAAAAAGCATTAG